From one Planctomycetota bacterium genomic stretch:
- a CDS encoding SAP domain-containing protein — protein MKMQEIRARAETLGINSLRKGKESLVREIQQAEGNRDCFNRGESQTCGQLACAWRSDCR, from the coding sequence ATGAAAATGCAAGAGATCCGGGCCCGGGCCGAAACCCTCGGCATCAACAGCCTCCGCAAGGGCAAGGAATCCCTCGTCCGCGAGATCCAGCAGGCCGAGGGCAACCGCGATTGCTTCAACCGCGGCGAAAGCCAGACCTGCGGGCAGTTGGCCTGCGCCTGGCGAAGCGACTGCAGGTAG